The sequence CGGCATCAGCCCGCCGGAGACCAACGTGCGCAGCGCGACCTCCTGTTCGCCGGCCATCCGGCCCAGTTCGGCCGCCTCGCCGCCGATCGCGGCGCCGCGCCGCTGCACCATCGCCAGCACCTGGAGCACGCTGTCGTGGATGTCGCGGGCCAGCCGCTCGCGTTCGCGGGTGGCCGCCTCTATCTGGAGGGCGCGGGCCAGGGTGCGCTCACTGGCGCGGGCGACCTCGACGACATAGCCGATGGCGACGCTGGCCACCCACACCAGGACGACGTTGTGGATGGTGTCGCGGGCCAGGTCCTGGCGTTCGCCGAGGTTGGTGACGGCCACCAGGGCCGAGGCCACCGCCGCCCAGCGCCAGCCCCGTTTGATCGCGAAGCCCAGGACCGCGCCCGCCGTCCAGATGGAGGGCAGGGTGGGCCCGCCGTCCATGATGCGGGCGTGGGTGTCCACCAGCGGCGTCAGCAGGATCCCGCCGACCGCGAAGCCGAGATCGCCCAGCAGGAAGTGGCGGGTGCAGCGCTCCGCGGAGGTGGTGCACCGCCAGGTGAAGCCCATCCAGACGGTGAGCGCCGCCATGTAGGCGGCGGCGCCCAGCGGATGGGCGTACTGCTGGTAGGAGAGCGCGAACAGGCACAGGACGTAGCCGAGGGTGAGGATGCGGTAGCCGGTGAGCGCCCGCCACAGCGGCAGCTCGACGGACATCCGCAACACCCTTGGCGGGCGCTTGCCGTGGCGCCTGGCGGCGCCGCTCACCGTCGCTATATCGGCATCCGTCATACCGGCCCCCCACCCCTCGCCGGGCGCCGCTAGGCCCCGGCCGCCTCGGCCTTCCCCGTATCGGCGGGCTTGCCGGCCGACTTGCCGGCGTCCGCCTCCGCCTTCTTCTGCGCCTCCGCCGCCTTCGCCGCCTCGGCGAGCTGCCGCTTGGCCGCCGTCGCGTAGATGTCGACGTACTCCTGGCCGGACAGCTTCATGATCTCGTACATGACCTCGTCGGTGACCGACCGCAGGATGAAGCGGTCGCCCTCCATGCCCTGGTAGCGGGTGAAGTCCAGCGGCTTGCCGATGCGGATGCCCGGCCGGATCATCTTCGGCACGACCTTGCCGGGGGGCTGCACCTTCTCGGTGTCGATCATCGCCACGGGGATGACCGGCGCCCCGGTGGCCAGCGCGACCCGCGCCAGACCGCCCGGCTTGCCGCGGTAGAGCCGGCCGTCCGGGGAGCGGGTGCCCTCCGGGTAGATGCCGAACAGCTCACCGCGCTCCAGCACCTCGATGCCGCTCTTGATGGCCGCCTCGCCCGCGCCGCGGGCACCCGAGCGGTCAACGGGCAGCTGGCCCACGCCCTTGAAGAACGCGGCGGTCAGCTTGCCCTTGATCCCCGGCGAGGTGAAGTACTCGGACTTCGCGATGAAGGTGACCTTGCGGTCGAGCACCGCGGGCAGGAAGAAGGAGTCCGAGAAGGACAGATGGTTGCTCGCGAGGATCGCCGGACCCTCGGCGGGAACGTTCTCGATGCCTTCCACCCAGGGGCGGAACGCAAGCTTGAGCGACCCGCCGATGGAAAACTTCATTGCGCCGTAGATCAACCGACTGCCTCCTGTGTGTGACGCAAAGACCTTAACCTGCCCCGGCCCCCCGCTTGCCGCGGCGGGGCTGCGACGGCCCGATCCGGCGGAACGCGGCGCGGGCCCGAGGTCCGGGCCGGACGGGCCGGGCGCACACGAGCCGCGCGGTGGCCGCCGGATCTATCCGCTCCGCGTCGCTCCGCGTACGCTGAGGTAACCCACCAGGCCCCTTATCGATCGGAGTTCCCCGGTGCCGCTCCTTCCCGGAGCCGAGCCGTTCCGCCGTGACGGCGGAGAGGTCGGCGTGCTCGTCTGTCACGGCTTCACCGGCTCCCCGCAGTCCGTACGCCCCTGGGCCGAGCATCTGGCCGACCAGGGGCTCAGCGTCGCCCTGCCCCTGCTGCCCGGGCACGGCACCCGCTGGCAGGATCTGCAGATCACCACCTGGCAGGACTGGTACGCCGAGGTCGACCGCGAGCTGCGCGCGCTCACCGAGCGCTGCACCAAGGTCTTCGTCTGCGGCCTGTCGATGGGCGGCGCACTGGCGCTGCGCCTGGCCGCCCGGCACGGCACCGCGATCAGCGGCGTGGCCCTGGTCAACCCTGCCAACAAGGTCCATGATGCCGCGGCCGGGCTGCTTCCGGTGCTGCGGCATCTCGTGCGGACCACGAAGGGCATCGCCAGCGATATCGCCAAGCCGGGCGCCGAGGAGGTCGGCTACGACCGGGTGCCGCTGCACGCCGCCTACTCGCTGCGCCGCTTCTTCCAGCAGGTGGACTCCGAACTGCCCGGCGTCACCCAGCCGTTGCTGGTGATGACCAGCCCGCAGGACCATGTCGTACCGCCCGCGGACTCCGAGCGGATCCTGGCCCGGGTGTCCTCCACGGACGTGCGGCATCTGCTGCTGGAGCGCAGCTACCACGTCGCCACGCTCGACCACGACGCGGAGAAGATCGGCGCGGAGACCGTCGCCTTCATCACCCGGCTCGCGGCCGAGGCCGCGCCGGGCGGAGCCGCGGAGGAGGCGGCGGCCCGTGGCGGAGCATAGCCCCCGCGATCCCCGGGATCCGCTGGACGAGGAGGCCGCCTGGGCCGAGATCGTCGCGGGCTACGGCGAGCAGCCGGAGTTCCCGACGGCGGACGAGCGCCCGACGCGGACGGGCCCGGACAAGGACGACGCGGGGGACGAAGCGGGGGACGACGCCGCGGACAAGGGTCCGGCCGGTACGGACACCAAGGGCGGCAGCGGCGCCGCGGGCGCGCGTCCGGGTTCGTTCATCGTCTTCGCGCCCGGTGTGGGCCCGCGCGACTGGTCCGCCGCCGAGGCGTCCGACGACGACTTCGACGCGGCAGACGAGGGCCACTTCACCCCGCCCGAGCCGCCCCCGCTGCCCCAGGCGGACGTCACCACGAAGTTCGCCTGGATCGCCGTACTGGGCGGGCCGCTGCTGCTGGTGGCGATGGTGATCATCCAGCAGCCGATGACGTGGTGGATCGCCGTCCTCGGCATCGGCGGCTTCCTCGGCGGCTTCGCCACCCTGGTCGGACGGATGAAGAACGACAGCGGGGAGGACGACGACCTGCCGGGCGGGGGCGCGGTGGTGTGAGCCGCCGCCGAGCGGCCACCCACCGAGCCGCCGCCCACCGGGCAGGGGCCTAGGCGGCGGCCGGTACCCGCAGGTCCGCCAGCACCGGCAGATGGTCGGAGGCCGCCTCCAGGTCCGCCTGCCGCACTCCGGGGAGCCCGTGCGGGACCCCGCACCCGAGCACGTCGACGCCCTCGCTGACGAAGAGGGCGTCGATCCGCTGATGCGGATCCCGGGGCGTGGAGGTCATCTCCCCGCCCCGCGGCCGAGCCGCCCAGGCGTCCGTCAGCGCGCCCGCCAGCCGCCGGAAACTCCGCCCGTCGGGACGGTCGTTGAGGTCCCCGCCCGCGACCGCGTACGGCGCGTCCAGCAGCGCCAGCCGCTCCAGCAGCAGCCCGGCCTGCGCATGGCGTTCCGCGTCGGCGAGGCTGAGATGGCAGCTGAGCACGCCCAGCCGGGCACCGGCGATCCGTACCACGGCGGTCGCGAAACCGCGCTGGTGCAGACCGGGGGTGCGCGGCAGCAGGATGTCCTCGGTGCGCTCCACATGGGCGCGCAGCGTGGAGAGGATCATCGGGCCGGCGGTCGTGGCGCCGCCGGTGACGTAGACCAGCCCGGCGGAACGGGCCAGCCGCTCGGCGGCCTTGCGCCAGCGGAAGAACCGCGGCGCCTCCTGGACCAGGACGAGATCGGGGGCGCAGGCGCGGAGGATGCGCGCCAGCGCCGCCCGGTCGTCGCGCAGGGAGCGGATGTTGTAGCTGAGCACCCGGACGACCGCCGAGCCGCTCACGTCACCGGTCTCGGGCGCAGGGCCCTCGCCGGTGGCGCTCGCGGGACGTCGGGGGTGCTCGGCCACCGCGCCCCTCAGCCCTGGCGCGCCAGGTCGGCCGCGCCCACCAGACCGGCCTTGCCGCCGAGCTGGGCGGCGAGGACCTGGGCGTGCGGGCGGTACTGGTTGCCCACCAGCCAGCGGCGGAAGGACTTGCGGATCGGGTCGAGGACCAGCTCGCCCTCGTCCGAGACGCCGCCGCCGACGATGAAGGCGGACGGGTCGAAGAGCGAGGCGAGGTCGGCCAGGCCCGCACCGGCCCAGCGGGCCAGTTCGCGGAAGGAGTCGATGGCGACCTTGTCGCCCCGGCGGGCGGCGGCGCTGATGTGCTTGCCCTCGATGCCTTCGGGGGTGCCGTCGCCGAGCGAGAGCAGCACCGTGGCGTTCTCGGGGGTGGCGAAGGCGCGCTGCTTGGCGTAGCGGAGCAGGGCGCGCCCGGAGGCGTACTGCTCCCAGCAGCCCTGGCTGCCGCAGCCGCACAGCAGACCGTCGGGCACCACCCGGATGTGGCCGAATTCCGCGGCGACGCCGAAGCGGCCGCGGCGCAGCTTGTTGCCGATGATGATGCCGCCGCCCAGGCCCGTGCCCAGGGTGATGCAGATGACGTCGCTGTGGCCCTGGCCGGCGCCGAACTTGTACTCGCCCCACGCCGCGGCGTTGGCGTCGTTCTCGACGACCACGGGGAGGCCGACGCGCTGTTCGACCTTGTCCTTGAGCGGTTCGTGGCGCCAGTCGATGTTGGGCGCGAAGAGGACCGTGGCCCGCTTCTCGTCGACATAGCCGGCCGCGCCGATGCCGACCGCCTCGATCTGGTGGCCGCTGCCGACCGTGCGGACCGCGTCCGCGATCGCCTCGGTCAGGGCGTCGGTGGCCTGCGGGGTCGGTACCTGGCACGTCTCAAGGATCGAGCCCTCTTCGTCGACCACGCCGGCCGCGATCTTCGTGCCGCCGATGTCGACGCCGATGGTGAGTCCCATGTGTCCCTCAGTTTTTCGCTCGGCTCCCCGCCGGGATCAACCGTACCGGAGGAGGGACCGCCTTCCGTGTCCTCGTCGCCGCTGACGGTGGCGGGACGTCAGTCGAGGTCGATCCGCTCGGTACCGGTGGGGCCCCCGTCGTCGTCGCGCGGGTCGGTGGAACGGCCCTCGCGGCGCCCGGCCGTCTCGTCGCGGGTCCAGCGGCGTTCGCTGCGCTCGACGGCGGAGCGGTAGGCGGCGAGGAGTTCGGATCCGGCCGCCGCGAGATGGTCGAAGACATCGGGGTTGCGCTCGATGACCGGCTCGACGGCGGCCTTGGCCTGCCGGAAGATCTGGCTGACGGCGCTCTGCGCGGCGATGCCGCCCAGCGCGCCGGGCAGCTGGATCCCGGCGAGCTTGTCGGTGACGGCCTCGGCGAGCTTGCGCAGCTCGTCGGCGGCGCTGCCCGGCGGCGGGCCGTACTGGCCGCGGCGGCGGACCTGCTCCGCCGCGAGGTCCTCGGCGCAGGCGGTCTCCCAGGCATCGGCGTCGAAGCCGTCCGTACGGTCGGCAGGGCGCTCGGTGGCATCACTCATGGTCGTCTCCGTGGACTCCAGCGGCGGGCTACTCCCGACGTTACCCGAATGGTGGTACGCCGTTCAGGAACTCTCCCCGGGGTCCGCCGCACCGCTCCGGGGCCACAGTCCGGGGTCGGGGGTGAAGCGGATGTCGAGGACGCCGTCATGCAGTCCGGCGCCGGAGACCGAGCAGCGGCGCAGCGCGGACGGCAGCGTACGGATGCGGCGGAAGGGGCCGACGGTGACGACGATTTCGTCGCCGCGGCGCACCAGGCCGAGGCCCTCGCGGCGGGCGCCGGGCAGCGGGACCCGCCACAGCAGGATGCCGTCGGCGGCGAGGCGGTCCTCGACGGTCCAGGGGTCGCCGCCCGGACCGGTGTCGCCGATCTCGCCGGCGGGCCCGTCGATCAGCTCGTCCAGCTCCTCGACGCCCTGCGGGTCGCGGCCCAGGTGCGGCACCTCGTGCACCGGCACATCGGGGAACTCCTCGCGCAGCGCCTTCAGGGCGGTCTGCTGGCCGCCGGAGAGGGCGGCGAGGAACGGGTCGGCGGAGCCGGTGGGCACCAGCCGGTTGACCACGATGGCATCGGTGTGGCGGCCGTAAAGGGCCAGGCCGGCGCGGAGCGGCCGCAGCTGCGCCAGGGCGAGGGGGCCGGCGTCGGTGACCAGGCGGACGCGGGTGCCGGGGGCCTCGATCACCCGCTGGACGGCGGCGAGTTCGCGCTCCCAGCGGTCGGCGGCCTCGTACAGCTTCTGGGCCGGCATCGGGACCCCGGCGAGCTGGGCGAGCACCGGGCGCAGGGCGCGGGCGGCCTGGCGTTCGGGCGGCAGGAGGCGGCGCAGATAGCGGCGGGCCTGGGCGGGCAGGGCGAGCAGCCGGATCGTTTCGGCGGCCGGCGGCATATCGAGGACGAGCAGATCCCAGGCGCCCGAGGCGTGTTCGGTGCGCAGGGCGTGCAGCAGCGCGAAGGTCTCGGAGCCGGGGAGTTCGGTGAGTTCGTCCTCGTCCAGGGGGGCGGCACCGAGCAGATCGAGGGCGGCTCCGGCGCGTTCCTGGAAGGCGAGGAACTCCTGGCGGAAGCGGTCGCCGGAATCGATGCGGCGGGCGTACAGGCCGGGGACTATCGGGGTCGCGGCATCCGCGGCGAGCGCCGTGCCCAGTACCGCCCCGGCCGCCTCGCCGCCGGTGGTCAGCAGCAGGACGCGCGCTCCCCGCCGGGCGCCGGCCAGGGCGGTCGCGGCGGCGAGCGTGGTGCGGCCCGCACCGCCGGGGCCGGTGAACAGGACGGTCTGCACGCTCAGAGCTTCTTGCCCTCGTCGGCGGCGGAACCCTCGGCGGAACCGCTCTCCACGCGCTTCTTCAGACCGGCCAGCGCCCGGTCGATGATGACCTTCTCCGCCTTGCGCTTGATCATCCCGAGCATCGGGATCTTGACGTCGACGGTGAGCTGGTAGGTCACCTCGGTGGCCGCGCCGCCGCGCACCGCCGCGAGCCGGTAGGAGCCGTCCAGCGCGCGCAGCATCTGCGATTTGACCAGCGACCAGGCGACCTCGTTCTCGCCGGTCCAGGTGTAGGCCAGGGTGTGGTCGTCCTTGATGGCTCCGGCGTCGAGCACCAGGCGCACCTGCTCGGCGCGGCCGCGGTCGTCCGTGGCGAGCACCTCCGCCTCCTTGACCTCGCCGGTCCACTCCGGATAGCGGTCGAAGTCGGCGATCACTGACATCACTTCGGCGGGCGCCGCCTCGATCGTGATGCTTGAGCTGGTGTGTTCGGCCATCGCCGTGACTCCTCCATGCCTTCCATGCCGATGCGCGGTCCGCCGACCGGGTCCGCCGACTCGCGTCAAGCCCGTAAAGCCCGTCAAACTCCGTGTCTGTGCTGCTGAAGGCTACCGCGCGGGGGCACGGCGGCGGACGCGCGGCCGGATCCGCATCCCGCCCCCCGACTCACCACTGAAGGACATACGGCGTCCCGGTCGCGTTGAAGTGCCCGACATTGACGCACTCCGTGGCGCCGATCCGCATCCGCCGGGCCAGCGGCTGATGGACGTGCCCGAAAAGGGAGTAACGGGGCCGGGTGGCGCGAATCGCCTCCAGCAGGGCCGTACTTCCCCGCTCGAAGCGGCGCGCGACGGTGTCGTAGCACAGCTCGGGGACCTCCGGCGGAATGTGGGTGCACAGCACGTCCACCTCCCCCACCGCGGCGATCTTGGCGGCGTATTCCTCGTCCCCGATCTCGTAGGGGGTGCGCGCGGGGGAGGTCAGCCCGCCCCCGACGAACCCGAAGACCCAGCCGCCGATCTCGACCCGCTGCCCGTCGAGGACGGTCACGCCCTCCCCGGCGTACTCCTTCCACAGTCGCGGGATATCGACATTCCCGTAGGTGGCGTACGTAGGGGCGGGGAAGGCGGCGAACAGCTCGGCGTACTGCTTGCGCACCGCGGCCTCGATGACGGACTCGCGGCTGCGGCCCGCCCCGGTCACCTCTTCCCAGAGCCTGCGTCCCAGGTCACGGGCCTCCTCGAAGCGGCGGGCGGTGCGCAGCTCGACCAGGGCGCGGGCGTTGTCGGCGCCGAACAGGTCGGGGAGGATGCCGCGCGAATGATCGGCGTAATCGAGGAAGAGCACCAGGTCACCGAGGCAGACCAGGGCGTCGGCACCCTCCCCCGCGGCAGCCAGGCCACTGCTGTTGCCATGGACGTCACTGACCACATGCACACGCATGGCGCCACCCTAGATGCCCGGGGCAGATGCCGGGAGGGCGGCCGCGACCTGGGGTTACTTTCGGGTCAGCATCGTGCTGGACTAGTCTGCGCGAAGCAGTCCCCAGGCGTGTCGTAAGGCGTGTCGAAATCCCCTTGTAAAGCGTGTGACGCATCAAACATCTGGCCGTAACCCCCTATCCCAAAAGCAATACCGATGGGTAACGTCCGGGCAGTCCACTCCCCCCGCAGATCATGGACCGCAACCGGTGTGCACACAGCGTCGTGGCACCGGCGCCAATGAGGAGCAGCACCTTGCGCGAGTTCAGCCTTCCGGCCCTGTACGAGGTCCCTGCCGACGGCAATCTGACGGATCTCATCCGCCGAAATGCCGCGCAGCACCCGGATGTTGCCGTCATTGGACGCAAGGTGAACGGCCGGTGGCAGGACGTCACCGCCACCGCCTTCCTCGCCGAGGTCCGCGCCGTCGCCAAAGGTCTGATGGCCTCGGGGGTCAAGCCCGGCGACCGGGTCGGCCTGATGTCGCGCACCCGCTACGAGTGGACGCTGCTGGACTTCGCGATCTGGAGCGCCGGCGCGATCACCGTCCCGGTGTACGAGACCAGCTCCGCCGAGCAGATCCAGTGGATACTCGGCGACTCGGGCGCGGTGGCCTGCCTGGTGGAGTCCCCGGCCCATGAGGCCACCGTGGAGGCCGTCCGCGACCGGCTGCCGGACCTGGAGAACATCTGGCAGATCGAACGGGACGCGGTCTCCCGGCTGCGGGCCGCGGGCGAGGACATCACCGACGAACAGGTCGACGAGCGCAGCGCGATGGCCGATGCGGACTCGCCCGCCACCATCGTCTACACCTCCGGCACCACCGGCCGCCCCAAGGGCTGTGTGCTCAGCCACCGCAGCTTCTTCGCCGAGTGCGGCAACATCGTCGAGCGCCTGCGCCCCCTGTTCCGTACGGGCGAGGCGTCCGTCCTGCTCTTCCTGCCCATCGCGCACGTCTTCGGCCGCATGGTGCAGGTGGCCGCGCTGATGGCCCCCATCCGCCTCGGCCACGCCCCGGACATCAAGAACCTCACCGACGATCTGGCGTCCTTCAAGCCGACCATGATCCTCGGCGTCCCCCGCGTCTTCGAGAAGGTCTACAACTCGGCGCGGGCCAAGGCGCAGGCCGACGGCAAGGGCAAGATCTTCGACAAGGCGGCCGACACCGCGATCGAGTACAGCCGGGCACTGGACAGCGCGGGCGGCCCCTCGCTCGGCCTCAAGCTCAAGTACAAGGTCTTCGACCGCGTCGTCTACGGCAAGCTCCGCGGCGTCCTCGGCGGCCGCGCCACCCACGCCATCTCGGGCGGCGCCCCGCTCGGCGAGCGGCTGGGCCACTTCTACCGCGGCATCGGCTTCACCGCCCTGGAGGGCTACGGCCTGACGGAGTCCTGTGCGGCCACCGCCTTCAACCCCTGGGACCGCCAGAAGATCGGCACGGTCGGCCAGCCGCTGCCCGGTTCCGTCGTCCGGATCGCCGACGACGGCGAGGTCCTCCTGCACGGCGAGCACCTCTTCACCGAGTACTGGAACAACCCCACCGCCACCGAAGAGGCCCTCTCCGACGGCTGGTTCCACACCGGCGACATCGGCACCCTCGACGAGGACGGCTACCTCGCCATCACCGGCCGCAAGAAGGAAATCCTGGTCACCGCGGGCGGCAAGAACGTCGCCCCGGCGGTCATCGAGGACCGTATCCGCGCCCACGCCCTGATCGCCGAATGCATGGTCGTCGGCGACGGCCGCCCCTTCATCGGCGCGCTGATCACCCTCGACGAAGAGTTCCTCCCCCGCTGGGCCGAGGAACACGGCCACCCGGGCGATGTCGCCCCGTCCGACATCGCCGAGGACCCCGCCCTGCTGGCCGCCGTCCAGCGCGCGGTGGACGACGGAAACGCGGCCGTCTCGAAGGCCGAGTCGGTCCGGAAGTTCCGCATCCTGCCGACGCAGTTCACGGAGGAGTCGGGGCATGTGACCCCGTCCCTGAAGCTGAAGCGGAACGTGGTGGCGAAGGACTTCGCCGAGGAGATCGAGTCGCTGTACCGGGGTTGAGGCTTCTCCCCACGTTTTCGACTTTCCCGCCGTGGGTTCTTCTCGCCATTGCTCCCCCAGCTAACGCTGGGAGGTGCCCCCAGCGGCGGGCGTGGGTTTGTCGGGTGCGGTGACAGCCCTCCGGACTTCGTCCTGCGGGCCGCCCCCTCCCGTGAGTGGGGGTAGAAGGCCGGTGGGGGTGCACGCGAGCGATCACGTGCACCCCCACTGGTTCTTCTCCACCCCCAATGGGGAGGGGCCGGGCCGCAGGACGGAGTCCGGAGGCCCAGTCCCGCAGCCGAACAGCCCCGCGCCAGCGGCAACGCCCGCCGCTGGGGGCACCTCCCAGCGTTAGCTGGGGGAGCAACGGCGAACAAGCCCCACGGCGGGACGGCCGACAACGTGGGGCGCTAAAGCAACCGCTTCAGCCGCTCGGCGAGCAGGTCCCAGCGCCACCGCTCCTCCACCCACGCGCGCCCCCGCGCACCCATCCGCTGGCGCAGGGCCGGGTCCTGGAGGAGGGCAACGAGGCGCTCCGCCGTGGGAGTCGGGGACCCCCCCGGCACCACCCACCCCGTCTCGCCGGAGAGAACGGCATCCGGCGCACCCCCGGAGTCGCCCGCGACGACCGGCAGGCCCGTCGCGGAAGCCTCCAGGTACACGATGCCCAGGCCCTCCACGTCGAGGCCGCCACGCCGCGTCCGGCAGGGCATCGCGAAGACGTCCCCGGCGCCGAAGTGGGCGGGCAGGTCCTCCCAGGGGACGGCGCCGGTGAAGCGTACGGAGCCGGCGACGCCCTTCGCCTGGGCCAGCGCGTGCAGATCCTGCTCGGAGGGACCGCCGCCGACGATCAGCAGGACCGCGTCCGGGACCGCGGCGAGCACCGCGGGCATCGCCTCGATGAGGGTGTCCTGGCCCTTGCGCGGGACGAGCCGCGAGACGCAGACGATCACCGGGCGGTCGGTGAGGCCGAGGCGGGCCCGTACCGCCGCGCCGCCCGAGTCGGGGTGGAAGGTCTTCTCGTCGACCCCGGGCGGGAGTTGGACCATGCGGGCGGCGGCCGCGGGCGTGAGCGCGGCGGCGATCCGGGAACGGGTGTATTCGCCCAGATACGTCAGGGTGTCGGTGTCCTCGCCGATACGGCGCAGCAGCTGCCGGGCGGCGGGGAGCTGCGCCCAGCCCGCCTCGTGGCCGTGCGTGGTCGCCACGATGCGCCGGGCGCCGGCGGCCCGCAGGGCCGGGGCCATCAGGCCCAGCGGCGCGGCCGCGCCGAACCACACGGAGGAGCAGCCGTGTTCGCGCAGCAGGGCGGTGGCGCGGCGGGTCACCCGGGGCGTGGGCAGGAGCATGGTCGTACGGTCGCGGACCACCGTGAACGGCTGCTCGGCGTCGAAGGCGGCGGTGGCCGCGCGCCCCTCCTCGGTGTGCTTCCAGGTCGAGGCGTAGACGACGACCCGGGAGGGGTCCAGGCGCAGCGCCATGCTGTGCAGAAAGGCCTGGATGCCGCCGGGCCTTGGCGGAAAGTCGTTGGTGACGATCAGGGTCTTGTGCACGGTGGGTCTTTCGGCGGGGTCGCGGGCGCGGCCACGGCAGGCCGGTTCCGGCCGACAGTACCGCCTCGCCGCCCGGCGGCGAGCGCCACCGCCGCCCCCGGGAGCGGCCGCCCGCGGCTCACCGCAGCTGCCCCTCGACGTACGCCCGCCACTCCCGCGTGAACTCTGCCAGCCCGACGCCCAGCTGGTCCCGCATCGCCTGGTCCAGCCGCTCGGCCCGGGCCGGGCGGCGGTCGCGGGCCTGGGCGGAGCCGGGCGAACGGTGCGGGCGGGGGTGGTGGACGGCCTGGAGGGCCTCCAGGGGCGGGCCCAGGCGTCCCGAGGCGCTCTCGGTCCCGGTGCGGCCCGCGGCCCGGTAGAAGGCGAGCAGCTTGGCCTCGCCCCACTTGTCGGCGATCATCCGGCACGCCAGCCAGCCGCCCTCGTACGCCTTCGCCAGCCGGTCCGCGCCGGCCTGGAAGCCGAAGTCCTCGTCGGTGGGGAGGCTGTCGGGGGTCTTGCCGTCGGCGACCGCGTGGGAGAGCTCGGGGGCGGTGGTGGCCGCCTTGTCGGGGACGTCGCGGTAGGCGACCCAGTCGGCGAAGCCCTCGGAGAGCCAGAGCGGGGTGGCCGCGGTGGTGACCGTACGGGTGGCGACATGGGTGGTCTCGTGGGTGAGGACGACCTCCCGGCCGAGGGCGTTGAGCTCCTCGTACGCCTCGGGGTTGACGATCACCCGGTCCGCGGGCGCGGTCGCGGAGGCGCCGGCCTCCCCGGTGGTGACGGCCGCGATGCCCGTGTACCCGTCGCCGTCGCCGCTGCCCAGCAGCTGTGCCATCTGGCCGACGGTGTCCGGGGCCTCCACCACCACCGTGCCCGACCACCGGCCCTTCCAGGCGTCGGAGACGGCCGGTACCGCCGCGTCCACCTCGTCCGCCAGATCGCGCAGCCGCGCCGGGTCCTCGGCGCCGCCCAGCACCAGGCTGTGCCGGCCGCGCACCACCCGTACCGGGCCCTGGTCCCACAGCTGACGGGTGCCGGGCCGGCCCACGGCGGCGCCGTCGGTGTCGCCGGAGATCAGCCAGCGGCCGGCGCGTTCGGTCAGGGTGAGGTACTGGAGGGAGGTGACCGGGGCGGTGTCATAGCCCCGCAGGCGGTAGCTGAGCCGTACCTTGGCCGCCATCCGGCCGCGGGGGCCGCCCGGGAGCGCGAAGGCGTCGGTGGAGAGCAGCTCGTAGCGCCAGTCGGTGACGGGGACCGGCGCGAGGTTGGTGATCAGCCGGCGCTGGCGGCCGCGGAAGGCCGTGGCGGACGGGTCGACGGTGGCCAGGAGGGCGGCGGTGTCGCGATGCCGGACGGCGCGGGCGCGGGCGTCGAGCATCTGCTGGATGCCGGGGTAGCGGTCGCCCGGCGGGGTCTGGGGCGCGCAGCCGCTCAGCGGGACGAGCAGCGCGAGGAGCGGGACGGCACGGGTGGCCGCCCCGGCCCGCGACGGCCGGCGCCGTCCCGCCCGCTGACGTGACATGCCGCTGATCGTAAGTGCGGCCCGCGCGGCGCAAAAACGCTGGGCGGCCGATCAGGCCGGATCCGCGCGGGCCCCCGTCCGGTCCCCCACCGGTTCGCTCCCCGTTCCCCGCCGGTTTCCCGCCCGTTCCCCGGCGGGTTCTGCACCCGTTCCCCGGCCGGGTTTCACGGCCTGGTGACGGCGGCGACCGGCATCATGCCGACCGGGTCGTAGCGCACCCGGGCGCCGGGATAGGGCGCGTGGACGACCTTTCCGTCCCCCACGTACATCCCGACATGACTGGCGTCGGAGCGGTAGATGACCAGGTCACCGGGCTGCATCTGGGACACCGGCACCGGCCGGCCGGCGCCGCGCTGGGCCTGTGAGGTGCGCGGGAGAAAGACTCCGGCGCGCCCGTAGGCCCATTGGGTGAGTCCGGAGCAGTCGAAGGAGCCGGGGCCGCTGCTGCCCCAGGCGTACGGGGAGCCCACGGCGGCGCGGACCGCGGAGACGGCC is a genomic window of Streptomyces gilvosporeus containing:
- a CDS encoding ArsA family ATPase, which translates into the protein MQTVLFTGPGGAGRTTLAAATALAGARRGARVLLLTTGGEAAGAVLGTALAADAATPIVPGLYARRIDSGDRFRQEFLAFQERAGAALDLLGAAPLDEDELTELPGSETFALLHALRTEHASGAWDLLVLDMPPAAETIRLLALPAQARRYLRRLLPPERQAARALRPVLAQLAGVPMPAQKLYEAADRWERELAAVQRVIEAPGTRVRLVTDAGPLALAQLRPLRAGLALYGRHTDAIVVNRLVPTGSADPFLAALSGGQQTALKALREEFPDVPVHEVPHLGRDPQGVEELDELIDGPAGEIGDTGPGGDPWTVEDRLAADGILLWRVPLPGARREGLGLVRRGDEIVVTVGPFRRIRTLPSALRRCSVSGAGLHDGVLDIRFTPDPGLWPRSGAADPGESS
- a CDS encoding SRPBCC family protein, whose product is MAEHTSSSITIEAAPAEVMSVIADFDRYPEWTGEVKEAEVLATDDRGRAEQVRLVLDAGAIKDDHTLAYTWTGENEVAWSLVKSQMLRALDGSYRLAAVRGGAATEVTYQLTVDVKIPMLGMIKRKAEKVIIDRALAGLKKRVESGSAEGSAADEGKKL
- a CDS encoding metallophosphoesterase family protein, with amino-acid sequence MRVHVVSDVHGNSSGLAAAGEGADALVCLGDLVLFLDYADHSRGILPDLFGADNARALVELRTARRFEEARDLGRRLWEEVTGAGRSRESVIEAAVRKQYAELFAAFPAPTYATYGNVDIPRLWKEYAGEGVTVLDGQRVEIGGWVFGFVGGGLTSPARTPYEIGDEEYAAKIAAVGEVDVLCTHIPPEVPELCYDTVARRFERGSTALLEAIRATRPRYSLFGHVHQPLARRMRIGATECVNVGHFNATGTPYVLQW
- a CDS encoding AMP-dependent synthetase/ligase codes for the protein MREFSLPALYEVPADGNLTDLIRRNAAQHPDVAVIGRKVNGRWQDVTATAFLAEVRAVAKGLMASGVKPGDRVGLMSRTRYEWTLLDFAIWSAGAITVPVYETSSAEQIQWILGDSGAVACLVESPAHEATVEAVRDRLPDLENIWQIERDAVSRLRAAGEDITDEQVDERSAMADADSPATIVYTSGTTGRPKGCVLSHRSFFAECGNIVERLRPLFRTGEASVLLFLPIAHVFGRMVQVAALMAPIRLGHAPDIKNLTDDLASFKPTMILGVPRVFEKVYNSARAKAQADGKGKIFDKAADTAIEYSRALDSAGGPSLGLKLKYKVFDRVVYGKLRGVLGGRATHAISGGAPLGERLGHFYRGIGFTALEGYGLTESCAATAFNPWDRQKIGTVGQPLPGSVVRIADDGEVLLHGEHLFTEYWNNPTATEEALSDGWFHTGDIGTLDEDGYLAITGRKKEILVTAGGKNVAPAVIEDRIRAHALIAECMVVGDGRPFIGALITLDEEFLPRWAEEHGHPGDVAPSDIAEDPALLAAVQRAVDDGNAAVSKAESVRKFRILPTQFTEESGHVTPSLKLKRNVVAKDFAEEIESLYRG
- a CDS encoding glycosyltransferase family 4 protein — encoded protein: MHKTLIVTNDFPPRPGGIQAFLHSMALRLDPSRVVVYASTWKHTEEGRAATAAFDAEQPFTVVRDRTTMLLPTPRVTRRATALLREHGCSSVWFGAAAPLGLMAPALRAAGARRIVATTHGHEAGWAQLPAARQLLRRIGEDTDTLTYLGEYTRSRIAAALTPAAAARMVQLPPGVDEKTFHPDSGGAAVRARLGLTDRPVIVCVSRLVPRKGQDTLIEAMPAVLAAVPDAVLLIVGGGPSEQDLHALAQAKGVAGSVRFTGAVPWEDLPAHFGAGDVFAMPCRTRRGGLDVEGLGIVYLEASATGLPVVAGDSGGAPDAVLSGETGWVVPGGSPTPTAERLVALLQDPALRQRMGARGRAWVEERWRWDLLAERLKRLL